The Ricinus communis isolate WT05 ecotype wild-type chromosome 8, ASM1957865v1, whole genome shotgun sequence sequence TTGGCTAAAACCTTACAGGCAATTGCACAGAGAACGACAAAACTTATACATTAGGTGGTTAAAACTCAGGAAAGTGATTTAGTAACTGAATCACCGGAATTGGCCTAAGCAGACTAGCAACTCGATCTTCTTCACTTCAGAGAAATGCTTTGAATTGCATTGCTGCAAGTATTGACtgcaaaaccaataaaattataccagcaaaaggaaaatttgattttgttcTACCACAATTGTAATGCACACAAAGGAAATATCTATGCTTCTCCAAGAATACTTATGAGAACATGAGAACATGTAAAGAAAACTGATGAAAAGATGTAAACTTATCACCAAATGCTGGGTAATAGACCATGTGAAATGGTGCTGCTTTTTAAcatatttgtttttaaaatctGTACTCACTATATCATATCCATTTCAAAACACTCATGCATTCTCTTCTCCTTTATAAAGGTCACTGGTTCAACTAAAGGGTGAGAGCTCTATCAGAAGTTGAGGGCGAGAGCTTAGCCCAAATCATCATGAAATTTACATGCAATACATCATCttacaaaattattatgtATCAACAAAGAGCTAAGGTCATCAAGCCATTGCatagatattagaaaaacTTGCTTTGTGAGAAGAAATACCTCGAGTCTTGTGTTAACCATAGTTGAGGGTCCATACAAATGTCTCGAACCATTTATGCTTCACTGATTCCAGGATCCGAGTATCATCTATCAGAGGACTCCAAGCATTTCCCCTAGGACCAAGAACCCATTTTATTCTCACGGGGGGATTGTGAAGATCTACAAGTGAAGTTTTTACCTTATTGCAAGCAACATTTCTCTTGTTAGAAACAAAGCTTTAGGAACTTCAAAAGATATAAGATATTTTTGTAATCTCAGAGAACtacaaaagatatataaagATTTATGTAATCACATAAGGTAATgtcataatcataaaatttccaattacagTACTCAGTATTATTGTTGTATGGTCTTCCAATTTTTACATCATCCACTAGATGTTTCGTCAAAATATTTCAATGAgtcaaaagaagcaaaatgaAGCAAATTAAATGCCATAAACAATATACTGATTCATCAAGCATATTTGCAAGTCAAACATAAAGAAGTTCAATTGTCCGACTCACAGTATGTTCTCCCAATTTTAATGCCTTATGTGTAgttaaatattcttttccaTTTGTTAATGCTTTTGGAGTAGCttcatatatttttccttCGGTAAGATATCTCTCAACAGATATTAGGGAACGAAACTGCTTTCCAGTTCCTGGCTCAATGTAACACTGGAACAACAAAATGtattattcatgatttgcactaTGCAAAAGATCATCAAccaaaaaagtaaataaagaatCTACTAAGTGCAAtgatacaaaattaaaaagtataattgaACTAAACTCACAATGTCTGTTTAGGCTAACAATTGAACCAAGAGTTTATATTGTAAATTAGTATACTGAGACCGGCAGCCACTTTTAAAAGTGCATAAGTAGTACAATCtcaatatataagaaataaagaaaaaggtttaGTCCAGAATAGTACTCTGTCAATGACACCTGTATAATTGACGTTGCTATGCGACTTTTTTTCAACAATCCAACCTTTTGGCAGATTGAAAGTTGAGCTCCTAAAGATGCAGGGAACAATTTGCATCTGCAGCAGCAAAATCCTGTTTACCCTGTTTTTTCTCTAAGGCTCAAGACCAGTATTGACCCTTTTAAACATATCTTTCAAACAAGAATATCCGTAAGCaaattgtttttaattatgaCATCACAATGAGATAAGTTAACAATAACACTCACATTCGTTTCATTGCCAGGTTTCAGCCTCTTTGGTGCAACATCTATCTTTTCGCTTAGATATTTCTGAATGGATGAAAGGGAACGAAATTGCCGTCCAATGCTAGGCTCATAGTAATACTGCATAGCAGGAAAGAATTTCTCAAGCATCTGAAcagatatattatataatccACCCAGTTCCAAACCAAAGAAAACTCGTAGCTTTACTTAGACAATATGAATATTTAGAAGTTCCAACAAGAAAGATCCAAGATATTGACCAATATCACTTCTCAGTAAAAGTATTACAATAGCAGTTGAatcatacaaataaaaaacagtTCATTTGAAACTGGATTTCCCTAATccataaacaaataaagtgGAAAGAAAACCCAGCTATTCTAAGCAATAATCAAGCTGTCATTTGCATAATAGTAGCTATAACCCAGCAATTCTAAGCAATAATCAACCTATATCTGTATAATGGTAGCTATACCATTTCATAAAACAAGCTACATTGCAATTACAGGAACGGCTATTTCTTCTCTAAGAAAATGATAAGACCAGTAATTCAATATTCATTAGGCCAAACGCCTATGGAATGCCTTATGTCGCCATTTAATGAAATGTACCATAGCATCTGCAGATGGTCTCAAACTATCATGGTGTTATCAGGCGTGATATCTACATCAGTATACAGAGCTCTCACAGGCCTTTGTAGGACCTAGAATAACACAGTATAGTGTGTTCCTGAAACCATACCATGTGATGTTGGGG is a genomic window containing:
- the LOC8261611 gene encoding methyl-CpG-binding domain-containing protein 7 isoform X2 produces the protein MKNKSSRRRLQIQSKKQNPKSKEKKTVGAITSTSSTPFKLPDVWVVERRPRRTNCRCDKYYYEPSIGRQFRSLSSIQKYLSEKIDVAPKRLKPGNETNCYIEPGTGKQFRSLISVERYLTEGKIYEATPKALTNGKEYLTTHKALKLGEHTVKTSLVDLHNPPVRIKWVLGPRGNAWSPLIDDTRILESVKHKWFETFVWTLNYG
- the LOC8261611 gene encoding methyl-CpG-binding domain-containing protein 7 isoform X1; translation: MKNKSSRRRLQIQSKKQNPKSKEKKTVGAITSTSSTPFKLPDVWVVERRPRRTNCRCDKYYYEPSIGRQFRSLSSIQKYLSEKIDVAPKRLKPGNETNMQIVPCIFRSSTFNLPKGWIVEKKSHSNVNYTGVIDRCYIEPGTGKQFRSLISVERYLTEGKIYEATPKALTNGKEYLTTHKALKLGEHTVKTSLVDLHNPPVRIKWVLGPRGNAWSPLIDDTRILESVKHKWFETFVWTLNYG